The proteins below come from a single Thunnus thynnus chromosome 10, fThuThy2.1, whole genome shotgun sequence genomic window:
- the si:ch211-261d7.3 gene encoding myb-related transcription factor, partner of profilin, which translates to MTEYYEEGGLLYEQSPPMHIKVESPEGPFGGGVSENGFPREDEDSEGSCDQSSGLPGGLPFNVVVVHPNIMAPGMSSDDLLSIEQNRAMSAALAAGGAGKRKSRFSGAELEVLVSEVTRCEGELFGPAGRLRRRERERIWAGILERVNAVSRVPRTLREVKKRWDDLKRRNGGRLADARHRSCYLPTSRGASMLGRPSQSSPRLQHARQKQSTRPKPSFPCFPDSDTGIGVEGSERDGLEKDEDNPERDRDVGDPECEPVENSMEDKLGLGLGLGIGPPPPSERWLPPSPLYSAPFLNGSPQPSSPQPSLGAQQGPLEAPPRSSWLEDELRGLGEAAIQLGNRVEKSLREFGDGFRQDMRTLVASQEALAVSLQQNNVLLQRLLGVLEAQQQPQPQQQHRVQQAHQSQTSQQHLQPQPAQTQQQLQHIEPQQQQQRIEAPQQPQLQQPHGVQQQHQTQIHQPQHSNNQSAVVAVPAPSSPDVHGTFSSDPPTGTNGNVQRPRRGRAVDHRRRRRR; encoded by the exons ATGACTGAGTACTACGAGGAGGGGGGGCTGCTGTACGAGCAATCACCTCCCATGCACATCAAAGTGGAGTCTCCGGAGGGACCCTTTGGAGGGGGAGTCTCAGAAAACGGCTTCCCCAGGGAGGATGAGGACTCGGAGGGCAGCTGTGACCAGAGCAGTGGATTACCTGGGGGACTCCCCTTCAATGTGGTAGTGGTGCACCCGAACATCATGGCGCCTGGCATGTCCTCAGACGACCTCTTGTCCATTGAACAAA ACAGAGCTATGTCAGCTGCACTGGCTGCTGGTGGTgcagggaaaagaaaaagtcGTTTCAGTGGAGCAGAGCTGGAGGTGTTGGTGTCAGAAGTCACTCGGTGTGAAGGAGAGCTATTTGGTCCTGCTGGGAGGCTCCGACGACGAGAGAGAGAACGCATCTGGGCAGGAATACTTGAGAGAGTCAATGCTGTGTCCAGAGTCCCACGCACGCTTCGAGAGGTGAAGAAGCGTTGGGATGACTTAAAGAGACGCAATGGAGGCAGGCTAGCGGATGCCCGTCACCGAAGCTGTTACTTGCCAACCAGCAGAGGAGCATCGATGCTCGGCCGTCCTTCCCAGTCAAGTCCCAGGCTTCAACATGCCAGGCAAAAGCAAAGCACCAGACCAAAACCCAGTTTCCCATGTTTCCCTGACTCTGatacag GTATTGGAGTGGAAGGGTCAGAGAGAGATGGTTTGGAGAAGGATGAGGACAATCCTGAGCGTGACAGAGATGTAGGCGACCCTGAATGTGAACCAGTGGAGAACAGCATGGAGGACAAACTGGGATTAGGACTTGGTCTGGGCATTGGACCACCACCTCCATCAGAACGATGGCTGCCTCCTTCTCCGCTCTACAGTGCTCCTTTCCTCAATGGCAGCCCTCAACCTAGCAGCCCTCAGCCATCACTTGGAGCACAGCAGGGTCCTCTTGAAGCCCCTCCACGCAGCTCCTGGCTTGAAGATGAGCTACGAGGGTTAGGGGAAGCAGCAATCCAACTGGGAAATCGGGTAGAGAAGAGTCTGCGGGAGTTTGGGGACGGTTTCAGACAGGACATGAGGACACTTGTCGCTTCACAAGAGGCATTAGCGGTCAGTCTACAGCAAAACAATGTCCTCTTGCAAAGGCTATTAGGAGTGCTTGAAGCCCAGCAACAACCACAGCCACAGCAACAACATCGTGTACAACAAGCACACCAATCACAAACATCTCAACAGCACTTACAGCCACAGCCGGCtcagacacagcagcagctacaacacatagaaccacagcagcagcaacagcggATTGAAGCACCTCAGCAACCACAACTACAGCAGCCACATGGAGTACAGCAAcagcaccaaacacaaatacatcagCCGCAGCATTCAAATAATCAGTCAGCTGTAGTGGCGGTACCTGCACCATCGTCACCCGACGTACATGGCACTTTTTCCTCTGATCCACCCACTGGCACGAATGGGAATGTGCAGAGGCCACGGCGAGGAAGAGCTGTCGATCACAGGCGCAGAAGACGACGCTGA
- the zgc:66448 gene encoding uncharacterized protein zgc:66448 isoform X2: MAAVDPSESPKRQKSPAEEVETSGERTEAAESECSSSKTDEKTVNKTQESCGGEQRADVGSDGGCVASHSEVSVESGAGADKTTCHLPEDLTSAEKMAEAPGGDQRAFDWSETEDDDEEEETKTHQEENDKREGAEEVQQETHVDANVVAGVEEICEKGKSYSDERSAEREPVEEVEGIEDVVEDNEEADKGGDTDLTVKPKKCRLMCKECGKCFNRRETFNLHRHFHAHEDELTPLTCKECGLTFQHRSSLIKHRNEHKEKEEQLVTPKKEVQTKEEGSFECAECERIFSTVDKLRDHNCSNTTEKPYHCPLCRQEFQFKVSVTKHMMTHSQESIFTCQECNQTFPNSIALRYHQRCHGALKPYECPECGMVFKHYSVMEDHRRKHTDNTRSHLCNICGKTFKYSSLLHQHQYLHTGQKPFRCPECGKKFAFAQNMKAHCRQHRLRETNPLSSTEQPSKQAPVSAQETVRGKENTHQSEEPKRTFNCPLCPQTFCTPANLRAHMLIHEAEYEKLERTPRPPRQINKFWEKGHNCPHCPCVYRNETSLKLHLLSVHKDVAQYLEKVAPVPQKQFTPLSSENVQGKWKSDSINMRSYKCECGKTFRHRSVLELHMRIHSKDKPYQCKVCGKGFRFSSYLQQHLIIHTGKKPYKCPDCGKDFAFMQNMKTHQKLHQEKPFRCTSCRKGYSDETQLQHHMLSHNGEKPHKCDLCDKSFGLAYLLRDHMNTHTGERPHRCDECHKTFSWFSSLLVHQKIHARKRQGFSQYNSFPMGARMRGRSSRGRRGGRLMWGWSRPLGGSGMVSSHPAPYPVSAQREAELHRRAVQSQSSMLSSRMELQGRQQKEPWLSEMHPPPVQWKVDGGEVMPVPSSQQAHMAPQQTQFDSPPQPGLQQHHQRPGWADSPLISQSGPTSVPTLDSSHMKESTASIVSSHPAAVPKKPSPSAGSEMEQHRQPKPVTWSSTPTSTAVASTSSLQHEFSLPSPYIDGAALWSVRPALLANSQSSPNKLGQELQLPRWPGAPVSTQKEPSTPPKKEDSRVWDLSNPQVIPSTVSQPEKPWNGCEPQKQWASGLAGASTSAQIDQSSAMPISTPVSHGVGSTLWDLQTPPGIPKTINSPDKLVNNQDFQLQQKQVSSGWTSVQTATQKVPISIQYEPHRFGQGIGTPVWGFQNNPVGPQTLLTGQLKPGNGQELQQQPMAVMSERAHMPQTLPLPQLAPQTEPHKLGPRLPFAPERLLQCMICGCSLPRELDLQMHYLQHAQGEI; the protein is encoded by the exons ATGGCCGCCGTAGACCCATCGGAGTCTCCGAAACGACAGAAATCCCCTGCGGAGGAGGTGGAAACATCTGGGGAGAGGACAGAGGCGGCGGAGTCGGAATGCAGCTCAAGCAAGACAGATGAAAAGACGGTTAATAAAACACAGGAGAGCTGCGGCGGCGAGCAGAGAGCCGATGTTGGGAGCGACGGTGGTTGTGTTGCCAGCCATTCTGAGGTTAGTGTCGAGTCCGGTGCTGGAGCCGACAAAACGACATGTCATTTACCGGAGGACCTAACGTCGGCTGAAAAAATGGCCGAGGCTCCTGGAGGCGACCAGCGGGCTTTCGACTGGTCCGAGACTGAAGACGACgacgaagaagaagagacgAAAACACACCAGGAGGAAAATGATAAGCGCG AGGGTGCTGAGGAGGTGCAGCAGGAAACGCATGTTGATGCTAATGTTGTTGCTGGTGTGGAGGAGATTTGTGAGAAGGGAAAATCCTATTCCGACGAGAGGAGCGCAGAGAGGGAACCGGTGGAAGAAGTCGAAGGGATAGAGGACGTGGTTGAAGACAATGAAGAGGCAGACAAAGGGGGGGACACTGATTTGACAGTTAAGCCAAAAAAGTGCCGCTTGATGTGCAAGGAGTGTGGGAAGTGCTTCAATCGGCGCGAGACGTTCAACCTTCACCGCCACTTTCATGCACATGAGGACGAGCTCACGCCCCTCACCTGTAAAGAATGCGGCCTTACCTTTCAGCACCGCAGCAGCCTCATTAAACACAGAAATGAACATAAAGAGAAGGAGGAGCAACTTGTAACTCCAAAGAAGGAGGTGCAAACAAAGGAGGAGGGTAGCTTTGAGTGTGCAGAATGTGAGAGGATCTTCTCCACAGTGGATAAGCTGAGGGACCACAACTGCAGCAATACAACAGAAAAGCCTTACCACTGCCCGCTGTGCCGCCAAGAGTTCCAATTTAAGGTATCAGTCACTAAGCACATGATGACCCACTCCCAGGAGAGCATCTTTACATGCCAAGAGTGCAATCAAACTTTCCCGAACAGTATAGCCCTGCGCTACCACCAGCGGTGTCACGGCGCACTTAAACCCTATGAATGCCCAGAGTGCGGCATGGTTTTCAAACACTACTCCGTCATGGAAGACCACCGCCGCAAGCACACAGACAACACGCGCTCTCACTTGTGCAACATCTGCGGTAAGACCTTCAAGTACAGCAGCCTTCTCCATCAGCATCAGTATCTGCACACAGGCCAGAAGCCCTTCCGCTGCCCTGAATGCGGGAAAAAATTTGCCTTCGCTCAGAACATGAAGGCACACTGCCGCCAGCACAGACTGCGTGAAACCAACCCGCTCTCCTCTACCGAGCAGCCCAGCAAGCAGGCCCCTGTGTCTGCACAGGAGACAGTTCGAGGAAAAGAGAACACACACCAGAGCGAGGAGCCAAAACGGACATTCAACTGCCCCCTTTGTCCCCAGACCTTCTGTACACCGGCTAACCTGAGAGCCCACATGCTTATTCATGAGGCAGAGTATGAGAAGCTGGAGAGAACACCCAGACCCCCACGGCAGATCAACAAGTTCTGGGAGAAAGGACACAACTGTCCCCACTGCCCATGTGTTTATCGTAATGAGACTAGTTTGAAATTACATCTGTTAAGTGTCCACAAGGATGTAGCACAATATTTAGAAAAGGTGGCACCAGTGCCTCAAAAACAATTTACTCCATTAAGCAGCGAGAATGTGCAGGGAAAGTGGAAAAGTGATAGCATAAATATGAGATCATATAAGTGTGAGTGCGGAAAAACGTTCCGCCATCGCTCCGTGTTAGAGCTGCATATGCGCATACATTCCAAGGACAAGCCTTACCAGTGCAAAGTGTGTGGCAAGGGCTTTAGATTCAGTAGCTACTTACAGCAACATCTCATCATCCACACGGGCAAGAAGCCATACAAATGTCCCGACTGTGGGAAGGATTTTGCCTTCATGCAGAACATGAAAACCCATCAAAAACTGCATCAAGAGAAACCGTTCCGCTGCACTAGCTGCCGCAAAGGTTACAGCGATGAGACCCAACTGCAGCACCATATGTTATCACATAACGGTGAGAAACCTCATAAGTGTGACCTTTGCGACAAGAGCTTTGGATTAGCCTACCTGCTCCGCgatcacatgaacacacatacgGGAGAGAGACCTCATCGCTGTGATGAGTGTCACAAAACCTTTTCCTGGTTCAGCAGCCTGCTAGTACACCAGAAGATCCATGCTCGCAAACGCCAGGGTTTCAGTCAGTATAATTCTTTCCCAATGGGTGCTAGGATGAGGGGCAGGAGTAGCAGGggaaggagaggggggaggCTCATGTGGGGCTGGTCTAGACCATTAGGAGGCTCAGGGATGGTTAGTTCTCACCCAGCTCCATATCCAGTTTCTGCACAGAGAGAGGCTGAGCTGCACAGGAGAGCAGTCCAGTCACAATCTTCCATGCTCTCATCTCGCATGGAATTACAAGGCAGGCAGCAGAAGGAGCCGTGGCTGTCGGAGATGCACCCTCCACCTGTCCAGTGGAAGGTGGATGGTGGAGAGGTGATGCCTGTCCCATCATCACAGCAGGCACACATGGCTCCACAGCAGACACAATTTGACAGCCCCCCACAGCCAGGCCTACAGCAGCACCACCAGAGGCCCGGCTGGGCAGATAGCCCTTTAATATCTCAGTCAGGCCCCACATCTGTTCCGACTTTAGACTCATCTCACATGAAAGAGAGTACAGCCTCTATTGTCAGCTCCCACCCAGCAGCTGTGCCAAAAAAACCCAGCCCATCAGCAGGGAGTGAGATGGAGCAGCACAGGCAGCCTAAGCCTGTTACCTGGAGTAGCACGCCCACATCCACAGCTGTAGCTTCCACAAGCTCTTTGCAACATGAATTTTCTCTCCCGTCCCCCTACATAGACGGGGCAGCGCTGTGGAGTGTCAGACCTGCTCTACTGGCAAATTCACAGAGCTCTCCAAATAAGCTCGGTCAAGAGCTTCAACTGCCAAGATGGCCAGGTGCCCCAGTGTCAACACAAAAAGAGCCATCCACACCTCCTAAAAAAGAGGACAGTAGAGTTTGGGACCTGAGTAATCCTCAGGTAATACCATCGACTGTTAGCCAGCCAGAGAAGCCGTGGAATGGCTGTGAGCCACAAAAGCAGTGGGCCTCAGGCTTAGCAGGTGCATCCACCTCAGCTCAAATAGACCAAAGCAGTGCTATGCCAATATCAACTCCTGTTTCTCATGGTGTAGGTAGCACCTTGTGGGACCTACAAACACCACCAGGAATTCCAAAGACTATTAATTCCCCTGATAAATTAGTAAATAATCAAGATTTTCAGCTACAGCAAAAGCAGGTGTCATCTGGCTGGACCAGCGTACAGACAGCAACACAGAAGGTTCCCATCTCCATACAATACGAGCCGCATCGTTTTGGCCAGGGGATAGGGACACCGGTATGGGGCTTCCAAAATAATCCTGTGGGTCCTCAAACGCTGCTCACCGGGCAACTCAAACCAGGGAATGgacaggagctgcagcagcaaccaATG GCAGTCATGAGCGAGAGGGCACACATGCCACAGACTCTGCCCCTACCTCAGCTTGCCCCGCAGACAGAACCTCACAAACTTGGACCCCGTTTGCCTTTTGCTCCAGAACGGCTTCTCCAGTGCATGATATGTGGGTGCTCTCTTCCTCGGGAGCTGGATCTACAAATGCATTACTTGCAACATGCACAAGGAGAGATTTGA
- the LOC137191654 gene encoding trypsin-3-like: MKYFILLALFATAFAAPIDDEDDKIVGGYECRKNSKPYQVSLNAGYHFCGGSLISSIWVVSAAHCYKSRVQVRLGEHNIAVSEGTEQFINSAKVIRHPRYSSRNLDNDIMLIKLSKPATLNNYVRTVSLPSRCASSGTRCLISGWGNTSGSGNYYPDRLRCLDAPILSDSSCRSSYPGQITSNMFCAGFLEGGKDSCQGDSGGPLVCSNQLQGVVSWGYGCAQRNKPGVYTKVCNYNSWIHSTMSSN, translated from the exons atgaagtacttcattctCCTGGCCCTGTTTGCCACAGCTT TTGCTGCTCCCATTGATGATGAGGATGACAAGATTGTGGGAGGATATGAGTGCAGAAAGAACTCTAAGCCCTACCAGGTGTCCCTGAATGCTGGCTACCACTTCTGTGGAGGTTCCCTGATCTCCAGCATCTGGGTGGTGTCTGCTGCTCACTGCTACAAGTC CCGCGTCCAGGTGCGTCTTGGTGAGCACAACATTGCTGTCAGTGAGGGCACCGAGCAGTTCATCAACTCTGCTAAGGTCATCAGGCACCCCAGATACAGCAGCCGCAACCTGGACAATGACATCATGCTGATCAAGCTGAGCAAGCCTGCCACCCTGAACAACTATGTCCGCACCGTGTCCCTGCCCTCCAGATGTGCCAGCTCAGGCACCCGCTGTCTGATCTCTGGATGGGGCAACACCAGCGGCTCTGGAA ACTACTACCCTGATCGTCTGAGGTGCCTGGATGCCCCCATCCTGAGcgacagcagctgcaggagctCCTACCCTGGACAGATCACCTCCAACATGTTCTGTGCTGGATTCCTCGAGGGAGGCAAGGACTCCTGCCAG GGTGACTCTGGTGGCCCTCTGGTGTGCAGCAATCAGCTGCAGGGTGTGGTGTCCTGGGGTTACGGATGCGCCCAGAGGAACAAGCCTGGAGTTTACACCAAGGTCTGCAACTACAACTCCTGGATTCACAGCACCATGTCCTCCAACTAA
- the zgc:66448 gene encoding uncharacterized protein zgc:66448 isoform X1: MAAVDPSESPKRQKSPAEEVETSGERTEAAESECSSSKTDEKTVNKTQESCGGEQRADVGSDGGCVASHSEVSVESGAGADKTTCHLPEDLTSAEKMAEAPGGDQRAFDWSETEDDDEEEETKTHQEENDKREGAEEVQQETHVDANVVAGVEEICEKGKSYSDERSAEREPVEEVEGIEDVVEDNEEADKGGDTDLTVKPKKCRLMCKECGKCFNRRETFNLHRHFHAHEDELTPLTCKECGLTFQHRSSLIKHRNEHKEKEEQLVTPKKEVQTKEEGSFECAECERIFSTVDKLRDHNCSNTTEKPYHCPLCRQEFQFKVSVTKHMMTHSQESIFTCQECNQTFPNSIALRYHQRCHGALKPYECPECGMVFKHYSVMEDHRRKHTDNTRSHLCNICGKTFKYSSLLHQHQYLHTGQKPFRCPECGKKFAFAQNMKAHCRQHRLRETNPLSSTEQPSKQAPVSAQETVRGKENTHQSEEPKRTFNCPLCPQTFCTPANLRAHMLIHEAEYEKLERTPRPPRQINKFWEKGHNCPHCPCVYRNETSLKLHLLSVHKDVAQYLEKVAPVPQKQFTPLSSENVQGKWKSDSINMRSYKCECGKTFRHRSVLELHMRIHSKDKPYQCKVCGKGFRFSSYLQQHLIIHTGKKPYKCPDCGKDFAFMQNMKTHQKLHQEKPFRCTSCRKGYSDETQLQHHMLSHNGEKPHKCDLCDKSFGLAYLLRDHMNTHTGERPHRCDECHKTFSWFSSLLVHQKIHARKRQGFSQYNSFPMGARMRGRSSRGRRGGRLMWGWSRPLGGSGMVSSHPAPYPVSAQREAELHRRAVQSQSSMLSSRMELQGRQQKEPWLSEMHPPPVQWKVDGGEVMPVPSSQQAHMAPQQTQFDSPPQPGLQQHHQRPGWADSPLISQSGPTSVPTLDSSHMKESTASIVSSHPAAVPKKPSPSAGSEMEQHRQPKPVTWSSTPTSTAVASTSSLQHEFSLPSPYIDGAALWSVRPALLANSQSSPNKLGQELQLPRWPGAPVSTQKEPSTPPKKEDSRVWDLSNPQVIPSTVSQPEKPWNGCEPQKQWASGLAGASTSAQIDQSSAMPISTPVSHGVGSTLWDLQTPPGIPKTINSPDKLVNNQDFQLQQKQVSSGWTSVQTATQKVPISIQYEPHRFGQGIGTPVWGFQNNPVGPQTLLTGQLKPGNGQELQQQPMVTGTQIIINQPSPFFSPPLAPLPPLALPGPHPLHSVAVGALPRPPHPNIFFTPQAVMSERAHMPQTLPLPQLAPQTEPHKLGPRLPFAPERLLQCMICGCSLPRELDLQMHYLQHAQGEI, from the exons ATGGCCGCCGTAGACCCATCGGAGTCTCCGAAACGACAGAAATCCCCTGCGGAGGAGGTGGAAACATCTGGGGAGAGGACAGAGGCGGCGGAGTCGGAATGCAGCTCAAGCAAGACAGATGAAAAGACGGTTAATAAAACACAGGAGAGCTGCGGCGGCGAGCAGAGAGCCGATGTTGGGAGCGACGGTGGTTGTGTTGCCAGCCATTCTGAGGTTAGTGTCGAGTCCGGTGCTGGAGCCGACAAAACGACATGTCATTTACCGGAGGACCTAACGTCGGCTGAAAAAATGGCCGAGGCTCCTGGAGGCGACCAGCGGGCTTTCGACTGGTCCGAGACTGAAGACGACgacgaagaagaagagacgAAAACACACCAGGAGGAAAATGATAAGCGCG AGGGTGCTGAGGAGGTGCAGCAGGAAACGCATGTTGATGCTAATGTTGTTGCTGGTGTGGAGGAGATTTGTGAGAAGGGAAAATCCTATTCCGACGAGAGGAGCGCAGAGAGGGAACCGGTGGAAGAAGTCGAAGGGATAGAGGACGTGGTTGAAGACAATGAAGAGGCAGACAAAGGGGGGGACACTGATTTGACAGTTAAGCCAAAAAAGTGCCGCTTGATGTGCAAGGAGTGTGGGAAGTGCTTCAATCGGCGCGAGACGTTCAACCTTCACCGCCACTTTCATGCACATGAGGACGAGCTCACGCCCCTCACCTGTAAAGAATGCGGCCTTACCTTTCAGCACCGCAGCAGCCTCATTAAACACAGAAATGAACATAAAGAGAAGGAGGAGCAACTTGTAACTCCAAAGAAGGAGGTGCAAACAAAGGAGGAGGGTAGCTTTGAGTGTGCAGAATGTGAGAGGATCTTCTCCACAGTGGATAAGCTGAGGGACCACAACTGCAGCAATACAACAGAAAAGCCTTACCACTGCCCGCTGTGCCGCCAAGAGTTCCAATTTAAGGTATCAGTCACTAAGCACATGATGACCCACTCCCAGGAGAGCATCTTTACATGCCAAGAGTGCAATCAAACTTTCCCGAACAGTATAGCCCTGCGCTACCACCAGCGGTGTCACGGCGCACTTAAACCCTATGAATGCCCAGAGTGCGGCATGGTTTTCAAACACTACTCCGTCATGGAAGACCACCGCCGCAAGCACACAGACAACACGCGCTCTCACTTGTGCAACATCTGCGGTAAGACCTTCAAGTACAGCAGCCTTCTCCATCAGCATCAGTATCTGCACACAGGCCAGAAGCCCTTCCGCTGCCCTGAATGCGGGAAAAAATTTGCCTTCGCTCAGAACATGAAGGCACACTGCCGCCAGCACAGACTGCGTGAAACCAACCCGCTCTCCTCTACCGAGCAGCCCAGCAAGCAGGCCCCTGTGTCTGCACAGGAGACAGTTCGAGGAAAAGAGAACACACACCAGAGCGAGGAGCCAAAACGGACATTCAACTGCCCCCTTTGTCCCCAGACCTTCTGTACACCGGCTAACCTGAGAGCCCACATGCTTATTCATGAGGCAGAGTATGAGAAGCTGGAGAGAACACCCAGACCCCCACGGCAGATCAACAAGTTCTGGGAGAAAGGACACAACTGTCCCCACTGCCCATGTGTTTATCGTAATGAGACTAGTTTGAAATTACATCTGTTAAGTGTCCACAAGGATGTAGCACAATATTTAGAAAAGGTGGCACCAGTGCCTCAAAAACAATTTACTCCATTAAGCAGCGAGAATGTGCAGGGAAAGTGGAAAAGTGATAGCATAAATATGAGATCATATAAGTGTGAGTGCGGAAAAACGTTCCGCCATCGCTCCGTGTTAGAGCTGCATATGCGCATACATTCCAAGGACAAGCCTTACCAGTGCAAAGTGTGTGGCAAGGGCTTTAGATTCAGTAGCTACTTACAGCAACATCTCATCATCCACACGGGCAAGAAGCCATACAAATGTCCCGACTGTGGGAAGGATTTTGCCTTCATGCAGAACATGAAAACCCATCAAAAACTGCATCAAGAGAAACCGTTCCGCTGCACTAGCTGCCGCAAAGGTTACAGCGATGAGACCCAACTGCAGCACCATATGTTATCACATAACGGTGAGAAACCTCATAAGTGTGACCTTTGCGACAAGAGCTTTGGATTAGCCTACCTGCTCCGCgatcacatgaacacacatacgGGAGAGAGACCTCATCGCTGTGATGAGTGTCACAAAACCTTTTCCTGGTTCAGCAGCCTGCTAGTACACCAGAAGATCCATGCTCGCAAACGCCAGGGTTTCAGTCAGTATAATTCTTTCCCAATGGGTGCTAGGATGAGGGGCAGGAGTAGCAGGggaaggagaggggggaggCTCATGTGGGGCTGGTCTAGACCATTAGGAGGCTCAGGGATGGTTAGTTCTCACCCAGCTCCATATCCAGTTTCTGCACAGAGAGAGGCTGAGCTGCACAGGAGAGCAGTCCAGTCACAATCTTCCATGCTCTCATCTCGCATGGAATTACAAGGCAGGCAGCAGAAGGAGCCGTGGCTGTCGGAGATGCACCCTCCACCTGTCCAGTGGAAGGTGGATGGTGGAGAGGTGATGCCTGTCCCATCATCACAGCAGGCACACATGGCTCCACAGCAGACACAATTTGACAGCCCCCCACAGCCAGGCCTACAGCAGCACCACCAGAGGCCCGGCTGGGCAGATAGCCCTTTAATATCTCAGTCAGGCCCCACATCTGTTCCGACTTTAGACTCATCTCACATGAAAGAGAGTACAGCCTCTATTGTCAGCTCCCACCCAGCAGCTGTGCCAAAAAAACCCAGCCCATCAGCAGGGAGTGAGATGGAGCAGCACAGGCAGCCTAAGCCTGTTACCTGGAGTAGCACGCCCACATCCACAGCTGTAGCTTCCACAAGCTCTTTGCAACATGAATTTTCTCTCCCGTCCCCCTACATAGACGGGGCAGCGCTGTGGAGTGTCAGACCTGCTCTACTGGCAAATTCACAGAGCTCTCCAAATAAGCTCGGTCAAGAGCTTCAACTGCCAAGATGGCCAGGTGCCCCAGTGTCAACACAAAAAGAGCCATCCACACCTCCTAAAAAAGAGGACAGTAGAGTTTGGGACCTGAGTAATCCTCAGGTAATACCATCGACTGTTAGCCAGCCAGAGAAGCCGTGGAATGGCTGTGAGCCACAAAAGCAGTGGGCCTCAGGCTTAGCAGGTGCATCCACCTCAGCTCAAATAGACCAAAGCAGTGCTATGCCAATATCAACTCCTGTTTCTCATGGTGTAGGTAGCACCTTGTGGGACCTACAAACACCACCAGGAATTCCAAAGACTATTAATTCCCCTGATAAATTAGTAAATAATCAAGATTTTCAGCTACAGCAAAAGCAGGTGTCATCTGGCTGGACCAGCGTACAGACAGCAACACAGAAGGTTCCCATCTCCATACAATACGAGCCGCATCGTTTTGGCCAGGGGATAGGGACACCGGTATGGGGCTTCCAAAATAATCCTGTGGGTCCTCAAACGCTGCTCACCGGGCAACTCAAACCAGGGAATGgacaggagctgcagcagcaaccaATGGTAACGGGCACTCAAATCATCATAAATCAGccttctccttttttctcacCTCCACTTGCTCCGCTTCCTCCTCTTGCTTTGCCTGGGCCTCACCCTCTTCACTCTGTCGCAGTTGGTGCACTTCCAAGACCCCCGCACCCAAATATCTTTTTCACACCACAGGCAGTCATGAGCGAGAGGGCACACATGCCACAGACTCTGCCCCTACCTCAGCTTGCCCCGCAGACAGAACCTCACAAACTTGGACCCCGTTTGCCTTTTGCTCCAGAACGGCTTCTCCAGTGCATGATATGTGGGTGCTCTCTTCCTCGGGAGCTGGATCTACAAATGCATTACTTGCAACATGCACAAGGAGAGATTTGA
- the LOC137191653 gene encoding trypsin-3, with translation MKAFILLALFAVAYAAPIDDEDDKIVGGYECRKNSVPYQVSLNAGYHFCGGSLISSTWVVSAAHCYKSRVQVRLGEHNIAVSEGTEQFINSAKVIRHPRYSSRNLDNDIMLIKLSKPATLNNYVRTVSLPSRCASSGTRCLISGWGNTSSSGNYYPDRLRCLDAPILSDSSCRSSYPGQITSNMFCAGFLEGGKDSCQGDSGGPVVCNNQLQGVVSWGYGCAQRNKPGVYAKVCNYNSWIHSTMSSN, from the exons ATGAAGGCTTTCATTCTTCTGGCTCTGTTCGCAGTGGCAT ACGCCGCTCCCATTGATGATGAGGATGACAAGATTGTGGGAGGATATGAGTGCAGAAAGAACTCTGTGCCCTACCAGGTGTCCCTGAACGCTGGCTACCACTTCTGTGGAGGTTCTCTGATCTCCAGCACTTGGGTGGTGTCTGCTGCTCACTGCTACAAGTC CCGCGTCCAGGTGCGTCTTGGTGAGCACAACATTGCTGTCAGTGAGGGCACCGAGCAGTTCATCAACTCTGCTAAGGTCATCAGGCACCCCAGATACAGCAGCCGCAACCTGGACAATGACATCATGCTGATCAAACTGAGCAAGCCTGCCACCCTGAACAACTATGTCCGCACCGTGTCCCTGCCCTCCAGATGTGCCAGCTCAGGCACCCGCTGTCTGATCTCTGGATGGGGCAACACCAGCAGCTCTGGAA ACTACTACCCTGATCGTCTGAGGTGCCTGGATGCCCCCATCCTGAGCGACAGCAGTTGCAGGAGCTCCTACCCTGGACAGATCACCTCCAACATGTTCTGTGCTGGATTCCTCGAGGGAGGCAAGGACTCCTGCCAG GGTGACTCTGGTGGTCCCGTGGTGTGCAACAATCAGCTGCAGGGTGTGGTGTCCTGGGGTTACGGTTGTGCCCAGAGGAACAAGCCCGGAGTTTACGCCAAGGTCTGCAACTACAACTCCTGGATTCACAGCACCATGTCCTCCAACTAA